One window of Trinickia caryophylli genomic DNA carries:
- the thpR gene encoding RNA 2',3'-cyclic phosphodiesterase, giving the protein MADSTEPAPETDHADHAGWHRCFVALVPDAASREALAALPIDVGVRRVPADQLHMTLAFLGSIAESKGRALAAALPAAVVPLPALAPRRLAYWPHPGRARLAALDFEPADELAVLEARVRALIVDLGLPIDDHRPFRPHVTLARMSRNAKAAGAHRTAREDVSFDGAEAFRFDMLTLYSSTLARGGARYRSLASVPVPAR; this is encoded by the coding sequence GTGGCCGATTCGACGGAGCCCGCGCCCGAGACGGACCATGCGGACCATGCCGGCTGGCATCGCTGCTTCGTGGCGCTCGTGCCCGATGCCGCCTCGCGGGAGGCCCTCGCGGCATTGCCCATCGATGTGGGCGTGCGCCGCGTGCCCGCCGATCAGCTGCATATGACGCTCGCGTTTCTCGGCTCGATTGCCGAGAGCAAAGGGCGAGCACTGGCGGCGGCGCTGCCCGCCGCCGTCGTGCCGCTGCCGGCGCTCGCGCCGCGGCGGCTCGCGTACTGGCCTCATCCGGGCCGCGCGCGGCTCGCCGCACTCGATTTCGAACCGGCGGACGAACTCGCCGTGCTCGAAGCACGAGTCCGCGCGCTCATTGTCGATCTCGGCCTGCCGATCGACGACCACCGGCCGTTTCGTCCTCATGTCACGCTCGCGCGCATGTCGCGCAATGCGAAGGCCGCGGGCGCGCACAGGACGGCGCGCGAGGACGTTTCGTTCGACGGCGCCGAGGCTTTCCGTTTCGATATGCTGACGCTTTATTCGAGCACGCTTGCGCGCGGCGGCGCGCGCTATCGATCGCTCGCGAGCGTGCCCGTGCCCGCGCGTTGA
- a CDS encoding DUF6726 family protein — protein sequence MSAPIHRLAALRGIRRPRIAKAVRLAGAALLVASLGGCGVAAFPCRLVSATLKIVPGVGDAAATPFDACASAID from the coding sequence GTGAGCGCGCCGATTCATCGACTCGCGGCGCTACGCGGCATCCGCCGCCCGCGCATCGCGAAAGCCGTGCGTCTCGCGGGCGCCGCGCTGCTCGTTGCGTCATTGGGCGGTTGCGGCGTGGCGGCGTTCCCCTGCCGTCTCGTTTCGGCGACGCTGAAGATCGTGCCCGGCGTGGGCGACGCGGCCGCGACGCCGTTCGACGCCTGCGCGAGTGCGATCGACTAG
- a CDS encoding glutamate synthase subunit beta encodes MGKATGFLEYERLHEAYEAPLARVKHYKEFVLALSDDDAKIQGARCMDCGIPFCNNGCPVNNIIPDFNDLVYRQDWRQAIEVLHSTNNFPEFTGRICPAPCEAACTLGINAEPVGIKSIEHAIIDKAWSEGWVTPQPPKKKTGKKVAVVGSGPAGLAVAQQLARAGHDVTVFEKNDRIGGLLRYGIPDFKLEKWLIDRRMRQMEAEGVTFRTNVFIGKDALPPFIGSTAKETISPDELKERFDAVVVAGGSETPRDLPVPGRELAGVHFAMDFLPQQNKVNAGDKVTDQLLAKGKHVVVIGGGDTGSDCVGTSNRHGAKSVTQFELLPQPPEAENKPLVWPYWPIKLRTSSSHEEGCSRDWAVATKRLEGKNGKVEKLIAARVEWKDGKMQEVPGSEFELKADLVLLAMGFTQPVAGVLEAFGVDKDARGNVRASTEGERAYYTSVDKVFAAGDMRRGQSLVVWAIREGRQCARSVDAYLMGSSELPR; translated from the coding sequence ATGGGCAAGGCAACCGGTTTTCTCGAATACGAACGCCTTCACGAGGCATACGAAGCGCCGCTTGCGCGCGTAAAGCATTACAAGGAATTCGTCCTCGCACTGAGCGACGACGACGCGAAGATTCAGGGCGCGCGCTGCATGGACTGCGGCATTCCGTTTTGCAACAACGGCTGCCCGGTCAACAACATCATTCCGGACTTCAACGATCTCGTTTACCGCCAGGACTGGCGGCAGGCGATCGAAGTGCTGCATTCGACGAACAACTTCCCCGAGTTCACGGGCCGCATCTGCCCGGCGCCGTGCGAAGCGGCTTGCACGCTCGGTATCAACGCGGAGCCCGTCGGTATCAAGTCGATCGAGCACGCGATCATCGACAAGGCCTGGTCCGAAGGATGGGTCACGCCACAGCCGCCGAAGAAGAAAACCGGCAAGAAGGTCGCCGTGGTGGGCTCCGGGCCCGCGGGACTCGCCGTCGCGCAGCAGCTCGCGCGTGCGGGCCACGACGTGACGGTGTTCGAAAAGAACGACCGCATCGGCGGCCTGCTGCGCTACGGCATCCCCGACTTCAAGCTCGAGAAGTGGCTCATCGACCGCCGCATGCGCCAGATGGAAGCCGAAGGCGTGACGTTCCGCACCAACGTCTTCATCGGCAAGGACGCGCTGCCTCCGTTCATCGGCAGCACCGCCAAGGAAACGATCTCGCCGGACGAGCTCAAAGAGCGTTTCGACGCCGTGGTCGTGGCCGGCGGCTCCGAGACGCCGCGCGATCTGCCGGTGCCGGGGCGCGAGCTGGCCGGCGTCCATTTCGCCATGGACTTCCTGCCGCAGCAGAACAAGGTCAACGCCGGCGACAAGGTTACCGACCAACTGCTCGCCAAGGGCAAGCATGTCGTCGTCATCGGCGGCGGCGACACGGGCTCGGACTGCGTTGGCACGTCGAACCGGCATGGGGCGAAGAGCGTCACGCAATTCGAGTTGCTGCCTCAGCCGCCGGAAGCGGAGAACAAGCCGCTCGTCTGGCCGTATTGGCCCATCAAGCTGCGCACGTCGTCCTCGCACGAGGAGGGTTGCAGCCGCGATTGGGCCGTCGCCACGAAGCGCCTCGAAGGCAAGAACGGCAAGGTCGAGAAGCTCATCGCGGCACGCGTCGAGTGGAAGGACGGCAAGATGCAGGAAGTGCCGGGTTCGGAGTTCGAGCTCAAGGCCGACCTCGTGTTGCTGGCGATGGGCTTCACGCAGCCGGTCGCGGGCGTGCTCGAGGCGTTCGGCGTCGACAAGGACGCGCGCGGCAACGTCCGCGCGTCGACCGAAGGCGAGCGCGCCTACTATACGTCCGTCGACAAAGTCTTCGCGGCCGGCGATATGCGCCGGGGCCAGTCGCTCGTGGTCTGGGCGATCCGCGAAGGGCGGCAGTGCGCGCGCTCCGTCGACGCTTACCTCATGGGCAGCTCCGAGCTGCCGCGCTAA
- a CDS encoding MFS transporter, which translates to MESLRWFHELSVRERRTLYAGFGGYAVDAFDFMIYAFLIPTLIATWGMTKSEAGTIATGALISSAVGGWLAGVLADRYGRVRVLQATIATFALFTCLSGFAQSFWQLFATRTLQGLGFGGEWSVVTMMMAETIRSPAHRGKAVGMVQSSWSFGWAAAAIVYWAAFALLPEAYAWRACFWLGIAPALWILYIRRNVSEPDIFIATRKAREAGLDHSHFLHIFSRRHLPTTVLGSLLCTGMLGGYYAITTWLPTYLKTERHLSVFGTSGYLIVLIAGSFAGYVTGAVLADRLGRRPVFVLFALGSFTLAMVYTMLPITDRTMLVLGFALGLVMLGIFAGIGAYLSELYPHSIRGSGQGFCYNFGRGIGSFFPMAVGSLAQTTSLVKAIGIVAGTGYLLVVAAALILPETKGQALAGSVDGLDERDERDARAAPRAFVDEGGTGGMTGRP; encoded by the coding sequence ATGGAATCGTTGCGATGGTTTCACGAGTTGTCGGTGCGCGAGCGCCGCACGCTCTATGCCGGCTTCGGCGGCTACGCGGTCGACGCGTTCGACTTCATGATCTACGCGTTTCTGATCCCGACGCTGATCGCGACATGGGGTATGACGAAAAGCGAGGCGGGAACGATCGCGACAGGCGCCCTGATTTCGTCGGCCGTCGGCGGGTGGCTCGCGGGTGTCCTGGCCGACCGCTACGGCCGCGTACGCGTGCTGCAGGCGACGATCGCCACGTTCGCGCTCTTCACCTGCCTTTCAGGCTTTGCGCAGTCGTTCTGGCAGCTTTTCGCCACGCGTACGCTGCAAGGACTCGGCTTCGGCGGCGAATGGTCGGTCGTGACGATGATGATGGCGGAGACCATCCGCTCGCCGGCGCATCGCGGCAAGGCCGTTGGCATGGTGCAAAGCAGCTGGTCGTTCGGATGGGCAGCCGCGGCGATCGTCTACTGGGCCGCTTTCGCGCTGCTGCCCGAGGCCTACGCCTGGCGCGCGTGCTTCTGGCTCGGCATCGCGCCCGCGCTCTGGATTCTTTATATCCGGCGCAACGTCAGCGAGCCCGATATCTTCATCGCCACGCGCAAGGCGCGCGAAGCCGGCCTCGACCACTCGCATTTCCTTCATATCTTCTCGCGCCGCCACCTGCCGACGACGGTGCTCGGCAGCCTGCTTTGCACCGGTATGCTCGGCGGCTATTACGCCATCACGACATGGCTTCCGACCTACCTGAAAACCGAGCGCCATCTGTCCGTGTTCGGTACGAGCGGCTACCTGATCGTGCTGATCGCCGGGTCGTTCGCGGGTTACGTGACGGGCGCCGTGCTCGCGGACCGGCTCGGCCGTCGCCCGGTCTTCGTGCTCTTCGCGCTCGGCTCGTTCACGCTCGCGATGGTCTACACGATGCTGCCGATCACCGATCGCACGATGCTCGTGCTCGGCTTCGCCCTGGGCCTCGTCATGCTCGGGATCTTCGCGGGCATCGGCGCCTATCTGTCCGAACTCTATCCGCACTCGATCCGCGGCTCGGGCCAGGGCTTTTGCTACAACTTCGGGCGCGGCATCGGTTCGTTTTTTCCGATGGCGGTTGGCTCGCTCGCGCAAACGACATCGCTCGTCAAGGCAATCGGGATCGTGGCGGGCACCGGCTATCTGCTCGTCGTCGCGGCGGCGCTGATCCTGCCCGAGACGAAAGGCCAGGCCCTCGCGGGAAGCGTCGATGGCCTCGATGAGCGCGACGAGCGCGACGCTCGAGCGGCGCCCCGCGCCTTCGTCGACGAAGGCGGCACGGGCGGTATGACCGGGCGGCCGTGA
- a CDS encoding ATP-binding protein, translated as MKNPLNTLFGRMALLSMAVLFAIQVCWFVLVTRQPHHEVDGFARGILVALQAINSGPKDGIELAPALRVHLMPTWNVPPTIHLRPPDERPFTELAVRLADNLPPGTELAIDNLRPPRLWVRFAGKTMWIVVPVDIPPPPRFVVEGVSMLVAAVVLSLLAAWQMQRPLRRVAQAASAFGAGQRPAAVEQSGPRELRELVASFNDMMRRLNEAGDDQAVMLAGVAHDLKAPLTRLKLRASVLVAQEERGGLIEDVDSLTSIVQQFLEFAGGSADPGPPVVVDDFLRKQFNHGEDAPPPLFALDLRAGPQFALPRTLLDRLLTNLVDNAFEHGEPPVEIMTLREEKHWIIEVRDHGEGIPEDRMAAAMKPFVRLDPARGSAGHCGLGLAIVARLARDCGGQCELSNAPQGGLRVRIAVPLAAVPQKVE; from the coding sequence ATGAAAAATCCGCTCAATACGCTGTTCGGCAGAATGGCGCTGCTGTCGATGGCGGTGTTGTTCGCGATCCAGGTCTGCTGGTTCGTGCTCGTGACGCGCCAGCCGCATCACGAAGTCGACGGTTTCGCACGCGGCATCCTCGTTGCGCTGCAAGCCATCAATTCCGGCCCCAAGGACGGCATCGAGCTTGCACCCGCCCTACGCGTGCATTTGATGCCGACGTGGAACGTGCCGCCGACGATCCATTTGCGTCCCCCCGACGAAAGGCCATTCACCGAGCTCGCCGTACGGCTCGCCGACAATCTGCCGCCCGGCACGGAGCTGGCCATCGACAACCTGCGCCCGCCGCGCCTGTGGGTACGCTTTGCCGGCAAGACGATGTGGATCGTCGTGCCCGTCGACATTCCCCCGCCGCCGCGGTTCGTCGTCGAGGGCGTGTCGATGCTCGTCGCGGCGGTCGTGCTGTCGCTGCTCGCGGCGTGGCAGATGCAGCGGCCGCTGCGGCGCGTGGCCCAGGCCGCGAGCGCGTTCGGTGCGGGCCAGCGTCCCGCGGCCGTCGAGCAGAGCGGACCGCGCGAGCTGCGCGAGCTCGTCGCCTCGTTCAACGACATGATGCGGCGGCTCAACGAAGCCGGCGACGATCAGGCGGTGATGCTCGCCGGCGTCGCGCACGATCTGAAGGCGCCGCTCACGCGCCTGAAGCTGCGCGCGAGCGTGCTCGTCGCACAAGAGGAGCGCGGCGGGCTCATCGAAGACGTCGATTCGCTCACGAGCATCGTTCAGCAGTTCCTCGAATTCGCGGGCGGCTCCGCCGATCCGGGGCCGCCCGTGGTTGTCGACGATTTCCTGCGCAAGCAGTTCAACCATGGCGAAGACGCGCCCCCCCCGCTCTTCGCTCTCGACCTGCGGGCGGGTCCGCAGTTCGCACTGCCGCGCACGCTGCTCGACCGGCTTCTCACGAACCTCGTCGATAACGCCTTCGAGCATGGCGAGCCGCCCGTCGAGATCATGACGCTGCGCGAGGAGAAGCACTGGATCATCGAAGTTCGCGACCATGGCGAAGGCATCCCCGAAGACCGAATGGCCGCCGCGATGAAACCGTTCGTGCGACTCGACCCGGCTCGCGGCAGTGCCGGCCACTGCGGCCTTGGCCTGGCCATCGTCGCTCGGCTCGCGCGCGACTGCGGCGGCCAATGCGAACTCAGCAACGCACCGCAAGGCGGATTGCGCGTACGCATCGCGGTACCGCTTGCAGCCGTGCCGCAAAAGGTGGAATGA
- a CDS encoding response regulator → MSQQVLIVDDDPVVRDLLCRFLRENGFEASVLHDGTHLARRLERERPSVVVLDVMMPQTDGMRALAALRAAGDDIPVIFVTARGSVADRIQGLSIGADDYLTKPFDPRELLARIQTVLRRRGPATTSAPEARQRYRFGRFELDFVTRTLSRDNQRLPLRDSEFALLKIFANNPYKVLSRVLIHDLVHRDDLPFRDRSLDVPIWRLRRVIEDDPANPCHVQTVRGKGYVFVPDTDGTPFTEDGPAAAT, encoded by the coding sequence ATGAGTCAACAGGTTCTGATTGTCGACGACGACCCCGTCGTGCGTGATCTGCTTTGCCGGTTTCTGCGCGAGAACGGCTTCGAGGCGTCCGTCTTGCACGACGGCACCCATCTCGCGCGCCGCCTCGAACGCGAACGCCCCTCCGTGGTCGTGCTCGACGTCATGATGCCGCAGACAGACGGCATGCGTGCCCTCGCTGCGCTGCGCGCGGCCGGCGACGACATTCCCGTCATTTTCGTGACCGCGCGCGGCAGCGTTGCCGACCGCATCCAGGGTTTGTCGATCGGCGCCGACGACTACCTCACGAAGCCATTCGATCCGCGCGAGTTGCTCGCACGCATTCAGACGGTGCTGCGGCGCCGCGGGCCGGCAACGACGAGTGCGCCCGAGGCGCGTCAACGGTACCGGTTCGGCCGCTTCGAGCTCGACTTCGTCACTCGTACGCTCTCGCGCGACAACCAGCGCCTGCCGCTGCGCGACAGCGAATTCGCGTTGCTGAAGATCTTCGCCAACAACCCGTACAAGGTGCTCTCGCGCGTGCTGATCCACGATCTCGTTCACCGCGACGATCTTCCCTTCCGGGACCGCAGCCTCGACGTACCGATCTGGCGCCTGCGCCGCGTCATCGAAGACGATCCGGCCAATCCGTGCCACGTGCAAACCGTGCGTGGCAAAGGCTACGTGTTCGTGCCCGACACCGACGGTACGCCGTTTACCGAGGATGGCCCGGCTGCCGCGACCTGA
- a CDS encoding tyrosine-protein phosphatase, with product MDPTAEAFAPCACPGMTALRAAPPQVRHARRAFLKGTASVLLSGAAGGLSLSGCGGGGGADAGATPRLASVANFRDVGGAAGGYPTIDGRFVRRGVFYRSSALTLDAADRASLDALAIAVVHDLRTPGEVARAADVLPIGAAYQTFNVLGTSDVADRAFDTAAEAIAAMERAQREYVLGSAQRAAFGNLLEQLAQTAGAQLVNSSAGKDRAGWAAALLLSIANVPFDVIMQDYLLSNTYAAASIRARVDVITAQRGSIAAAAAQPMLGVQPSFLQVAFDQVHASYGTMTAYLTDGLRLTQDTIDVLHDRLVV from the coding sequence ATGGATCCGACCGCAGAAGCCTTCGCTCCTTGCGCATGCCCCGGCATGACGGCGTTGCGCGCCGCGCCGCCGCAGGTGCGGCACGCGCGCCGCGCGTTTCTCAAAGGAACGGCCAGCGTGCTGCTGAGCGGCGCAGCGGGCGGGCTTTCGCTGTCGGGTTGCGGCGGGGGCGGCGGGGCGGATGCCGGGGCGACGCCCAGGCTTGCATCGGTGGCGAATTTTCGCGACGTGGGCGGGGCGGCAGGCGGCTATCCGACCATCGACGGCCGCTTCGTGCGGCGCGGCGTTTTTTACCGGTCGAGCGCTTTGACGCTCGACGCGGCCGACCGGGCGTCGCTCGACGCCCTCGCGATCGCGGTGGTCCACGATCTGCGCACCCCGGGCGAGGTGGCCCGTGCGGCCGACGTCCTGCCCATCGGCGCGGCTTATCAGACATTCAATGTGCTCGGCACGAGCGACGTGGCCGATCGGGCGTTCGACACGGCCGCCGAGGCAATAGCCGCCATGGAGCGGGCGCAGCGCGAATACGTGCTCGGCAGCGCGCAGCGGGCCGCATTCGGCAACCTTCTCGAACAGCTCGCGCAAACGGCGGGGGCGCAGCTCGTGAATTCGAGTGCGGGCAAAGATCGCGCGGGCTGGGCGGCCGCGCTGCTGCTCAGCATCGCGAACGTGCCGTTCGACGTGATCATGCAGGACTATTTGCTTTCGAACACCTACGCCGCTGCATCGATCCGGGCGCGAGTCGACGTCATTACCGCGCAGCGCGGCTCGATCGCGGCGGCCGCGGCGCAGCCCATGCTTGGCGTGCAGCCGAGTTTTCTGCAGGTCGCCTTCGATCAGGTGCATGCCAGTTACGGCACCATGACGGCCTATCTAACCGATGGCCTCAGGCTGACGCAGGATACGATCGACGTTCTGCACGACCGTCTCGTCGTCTGA